Below is a window of Gossypium hirsutum isolate 1008001.06 chromosome A12, Gossypium_hirsutum_v2.1, whole genome shotgun sequence DNA.
ctaatcgtcccatcgtgtatccaaattttaacagtaccaataccaattaccttactagatgaatcatttcccaTGAGCACAACTACACCTTCAACCGAATTGTATGtcgagaaccattctctattgggacacatgtggaaagaagccaattaccttactagatgaattttcctcgttactctcaacaactcttttattttgcagtttattacaatctgctttgacgtgacctaactttttacaatagcgacaccttttttctcgtttttttgattttatcaaaatGGAAGCTTGCTTATTTTCCTTGCTATCCAAACCacactcattgtcgagtttgtatCTACTCAAAAAATGACCTTTCACATCtacgaacgagagtttgtctctgtcataaatcagggtctccttgaaagacttgtatgaaggggataaagagcacaataatagcatagcccaatcttcatcgtcaatatgaacctcaacattctttaaatcatttaaaagagcaatgaattgattgatgtgatctttaagaagctcacattcgttcgtGCGAAacataaatagacgttgttttaacactaaacggttagtcagagacttagtcacataaagagtttctaacattttccccaaggtggatgaggtcttctccatcaatacctcctgcaatatcatattcacaaggcacaactggattgcagacaaggccttttcatcaggctcttcccattctgtttgatttagattctcaagtTTTTTTCACGGTAACAACTTTTTTCAAGCCAGTTTGATCTAAAATTACCATCATTCGAACTTGTCATAGATTGAGATTTGTCTTACCATCAaaattctcaatttcaaaccttgttgctgccatacttgaatgggctgatctatgaaaattgaactaactCTGATACCTCTTGTTGGGATCGACCCAATTaagcaataaataaaaaaaatagcagaataaattgagaaattgaacatacaaatttaacgtagaaaaccccttccaaagaggataaaaaaccacaggcaaagataattttactataatggaaaaaaaaacgaagagtacaaaagatgaagataaaagcTAAACCCTAAAAACTAAGAACCCtctaaatgtaaacacaaaattctttaaatgtgctatgagttctaatctctaatgggtgtgttTTCTAAGGTTGTGAAAAagcttatttataggctaaatttgtaacacccctaacccttatccgtcactgaagcagggttacagagcattattggACATTTCAGAACAATTACAgatattacatattatttaaacatataaatcataGATCAATCATAATTGACTATATCGTTCCTTATATGAGCACTTGAGGCTCATAATATATGTTAGAAACAAATTGGTACTAAACtagaaactcaaagaattttgtcggaaaattttaaaattttgcttagatgcaagggacacacgcccatgtatgcAGGCCGGTTTGCTCACACGATCAAAAGACACGCCTGTGCCTTAGGCCAtatgggcattcgatgtgaggcacatggctgtgtcccaacccgtgCTCAATTTAAGTTGTATACTGACTTAGTCACATGGCCAAGATACatactcgtgtgctaggccgtgtgagtatactgacttgCATAATTAAGGTGCAGGATTCATACGGCCAAGTCgcatgcccgtgtactaggctgtgtggcacacatggcttagacacacatccgtgtcttTGCCCTTGTGAAAatacttgagcattctgttttgaaaattttaagttgcaagggacacatggccaaaccacacaTCCATGtgttagccgtgtgtctcacacggtctagtcacaggcccgtgtgtctggccatgtggactcaaaatgaaccttaaacatcaagtttaccattCCCTATAATCTTGGACActaaaaaactcaaaaaccattcgttcaaccaattcaaaacacgatcaaatacatttaaaacgtatcaaaataatcaacttagttacctaaccaatgtgccctcatggATACCTCAAACATATtatcaaaaaattcaaataagacACCGTTCAAGACCAATttaaaaacataccaatttcaatcCAAATTTGCCTATATCATGTTCATTTGTACATTAACTTAACATGTCATAATATAACCTCAAACATAACACATACTTATATATAACTAACCAATTATCTTATAATGTTATTTACAATCAATTCacaaaatatttaacatttaaacaccctaggtacatgccgaaacaaaaagaaatatacaTCACCCCGTTTGATATCGGGATCATTGTTTGGATGCTAAATTTGTAATCAAACTTAAGTAGCTAACCTGCGCACTGAAAACGAAACCATACGCTGAgaataaactcagtggtatttctataatccgaacattaAATGCAAAATTGTATATTATGTATATTCAATCACACAATAACATTAGCATTTCAATAGATCAATTCAAAACACTTCATTCATAACATATTCACTTCTCAACATTTCCTATTTCCATTTTCACACTTGCTATACAAATAGCTTTTCACCATCTGATACACATATCATGTGTCTTATTTTCATTTCACATTCAATAATATTTGTAATACCAATCATAGtgtcatttcatttaattacccctattaacatgactcatacttggacggatacacagatccaaccaaaacacactagtttggtacccagtacctcatcggataattcgaagcaataagttgacacccaatgtctcatcggctaaatcgaagtaaattggcacccagtgccttatctAATTAATctgaagtaataaattgacacccagtgtctcattgactCGAAGTCAAAGTGATCCCTGAACTctttcaatcctatggcatgccaactatatccgacttagcctgatacaattaatagggttaCAATTCACTTTCTAAATGCAACAATTTATCACTATCATACTTACAcatttttttatatcaatttaacTCAATAATCAAAATGCTATATACTCAccttaataaaaaatacaacacaTAATAATtagattcagattatagaaatacaaatcagaATTTCTGAGCTATTCCTCGttgactttttcttttcctttcttagttGAGGATTCTGGCACAACGTTAGCtacaaaattaaacaattaaaaattcgtTAATACAATACAAtctaatttcatattgaatatttcaatttttattcaacatttgcctaaattccaatttagtccctaaactgatACTACCTTTTTTTCTTCACAATTAATTCTagatttcattcaatttccactttaaattAGGTTTAACTCTCTAATTGCAcctaaatccataaattttaaaatttttacaatttagtccttaattctgaaaacttataatttattctacaattcaatcttttttcatttctaacttaaaaatctatctatttaatacctaatactcaaattattcaacatgaacaacaattaaaaattcaataatttctaaaatttcaacataaattgAGTAGTATTTAATACTAAGATTCTAAagacataaaaattacaagaaaatggactaaattgactaaccaattgagctttgaacTGTGACATCCCtagctttctctttttcttttctcctttttcgTCTGTTTCGTTTCTATTATTTGTTTCcttctattttatttgttttgtttattattattatttcatttacttataataatatatatacttaaatattaagtaatacttattttattaataaatatatgtatatagattttACACATGTATTTCACAACACCATCCACTTTTTAGGAATAGGctaattgcttatttagtccatttacttttctttaatctacaattaaactttcaccctttatgcaatttagtcattatacctaattactcttaattcgtgcaaattcacctaaccaatacCTAATTAACTCCacaactaactttgtaaatatttattaataaaatacacTTTTCGATACCCGTGACTATCAGGTCATGAAAATTCTCTCTCTaataaattttgtcctcgaaatttacttgtaAAGGGGTGGGGATACTGAGATCTCATTATTTTTTTCGGTTCTCAAGTTACTTCTTCAACACTATGACTACgtcataatactttcactaaaggAACGCGTTTATTACGCAACACTGTTACTTCTCGTGCTAAAATCTCAACCGGCTCTTCATCATATAACAAATTAGGTCGTAGTTGAATATCTTTTGTCGAAATAATATGTGATAGGTCTGACCAATATCTTTTGAGCATTGAaacgtgaaaaacatcatgaattttttGTAATTCTATAGGTAAGGCCAAATGATATGCAACTGGTCCCACTCTTTCTGTGATcacatacggtccaataaatcggggacttagttttccttttctgccaaatcttaaaattttcttccaaggcgaaactttaagaaataccttGTCGCCAACAGAGTATTCAATATCTCGACGTTTCAAATCTGAATATGATTTCTGTCTGTCAAAAGCCGCCTTCAATCTGCCTCGAATTTTCTTAACAATATCATCtgtttctttaattaattctGGTCCGATCATTTTTCTTTCAGTCAATTCCATCCAACAAATAAGTGATTGACAtctgcgaccatataaagctttataCAGATCCATTtgaatgcttgattgaaaactattgttgtacaCAAATTCAGCCAAAGGTAAGTAACGTTCCCAACCTGcttcaaaatcaataacacaagcaCGAAGCATATCTTTCAAAATCTGAATAACACGCTCAGATTGTCCGTCAGTCTACGGATGAAAATCTGTGCTAAAATTAAGTCGCGTATCGAGAGTTTCGTGCAActatttccaaaatctcgaagtaaaccgCGGATCCTGATAAGAGATTATTGACATAGGAACatcgtgcaatctcacaatttcttaAATATAAACTTCAGCAAGTTTTTGAAGTAATCAATCAGTCCTAACTgcaataaaatgagccaatttcgtaagtcgatcaacaatcacccaaatagcatttttcttacttgcCAACAATGGTAAccctgttacaaaatccatcgtaatacaattccatttccattcaggaatagtAATATACTGAAGTAATCTAGTAGGAACCTGATGTTTTGCCTTAACTCGCTGACAAGTTAAGCATTTAGCCACATACTCAAccacatctcttttcattcctggccGCCAATAAGATTCTCAAAGATTATGACACATTTTTGTTCCTCCAAGATGCAAAGCAAAAGGACTATCATAAGCTTCACGAAgtatcaactctttcaattcagaaACATATGGAACACAAATTCGGTTATGAAATCTCAAGCAACCATAATCATTTATGTGGAAATTTTCTAACATACCATTctgaaccatttctcttttcttcaccaGCTTGTCATCTTCTAACTGTGCTGATTTGATCCGATCAAACATTACTGGTTTAATTCTCAATTCGGCTGATAAACTTCCATCATCACTAATACTAAGCTAAGTAAACATTGATCGCAATTCAATTGCTGCTTTTCTACTGaatgcatcagctacaacattagctttaccagTATGATAATCAATGACACAATCAAAATCTTTTTGAAGCTCTATCCAACGATGCTGTCTCagatttaactccttttgaggTAAAAGatatttgaaacttttatgatcagtatagataTAACATTTCtgaccatacaagtaatgtcttcATATCTTTAGAGCAAAAACCACTACAGCTAGCTCTAAGTTGTGCATCGGATAATTGCGTTCATGTATTTTTAGTTGTCTAGATGTAGAAGCTATCACTTTTCCatttgcatcaagacacaaccaaGGCTACTCAAGGAAGCATCATTGTACACAACAAAATCCTTTCCCGACTTTGGTAAATTCAAAATCGGCACTTCAGTCAACATATgcttcagtttctcaaaactttcttggcaCTGATCGTCCCAAATGAATTGAACATTCTTATATAGCAACTTTGTCATTGGCAAGGCTATCTtcaaaaatccatttacaaatcttcggtaataacTAGCCATTCTAAGGAAACTACGGACCTCTAACACATTCCTCGGTGCTTTCCACTGAACAATTGCCTCGATCTTTTTCGGCTTAACACTAATTCCATCTAGTGAGACAACATGACCCAAGAATATAACCTTtggtaaccaaaattcacatttactaatcTTCCCATACAACTTCTTTTCTTGTAACACTTGTAAAATAATTCTGAGATGTTGCTCATGCTcagattcaaattttaaatagaccaaaatatcatcaataaaaactaccatAAATTGATCCAGATACGGTTGGAAAATACGATTCACGAGATCTATAAATGATGCCGGAgtatttttcaatccaaaatgcattactaaaaattcataatgaccataccgtgTACTAAATGCCGTCTTTGGTACATCACTTTCTTTCACttttaactgataataacccgatcttaaatcaatctttgaaaggATAGAatctccttttagttgatcaaataagtcatcaatacgGGGTAGAGGGTATCGATTCTTGATCGTCAACTTATTTAattgccgataatcaatacaaagtcgcATCAAacaatctttctttttaacaaaaagCACTGGAGCTCCTCAAGGCGATATACTAGGATGTATAAAACCACGATCTAGTAAATCTTGCAATtgtacttttaattctttcaactctatagGTGACATATGATAAGAGGTATTGACACCGGAGCCGTGCCAGGAAATActtcaattacaaattcaacctCCCTATCTTGTGGTAATCCCAGTAATTCCTAAGGAAATACATCAAGAAATTCacaaacaatttaaaattaactAGCATTGACTTTCAACAAAATTTGAATTGATAATATAAGCTAGAAAAGCTTGACAACCTTGATGAAGAAGTTTGTTAGCTCGAATTGCTAAAAAAATACGAGTTGAACCACTTGTTCGAATACTATTCACCTTAATCTTATCACTGTTTTCACTCTGAACAACAAATTTCTTTTTACAACAATCCAGAATTTCCTCATTGATATGTGATAGccgtgataggttttaaagatttatgaatgaatcgttcttgagactaacttattatcacgattaagaaaagtgtacctatcgaacagtagtataattcagcaagaccggattgtc
It encodes the following:
- the LOC107934707 gene encoding uncharacterized protein, whose product is MFDRIKSAQLEDDKLVKKREMVQNGMKRDVVEYVAKCLTCQRVKAKHQILKDMLRACVIDFEAGWERYLPLAEFVYNNSFQSSIQMDLYKALYGRRCQSLICWMELTERKMIGPELIKETDDIVKKIRGRLKAAFDRQKSYSDLKRRDIEYSVGDKVQLVLSHQVLKTLMMGEYSALLTVQMVSPNPQREHYSR